One Fusarium falciforme chromosome 1, complete sequence genomic window carries:
- a CDS encoding Hydroxymethylglutaryl-CoA lyase: MSLLRSSICRACRRSGQLRWHRGFATANAGTSYDNRVKLVEVGPRDGLQNEKKTIPLATKIELIERLARTGVSTIEAGSFVAPKWVPQMANSSEILEHLLNQKISSPVPISYSFLAPNAKGLQNAAKILGDNPGKFATQQEPATGAEQATQPSVEVAVFAAATESFSQKNLNCDIQTSLDRFREVIQESKALGLRVRAYISVVLGCPFEGFDVDPHKVAEIATDLLESGADEISLGDTTGMGTAPRTGALLKCMSAAGIRSEDIAMHFHDTYGQALVNTAVSLEHGIRTFDSSVGGLGGCPYSPGATGNVATENMVYFMETLGMNTGINLDAMADIGSWITSELGKENASTVGKAVLGARARATAEAAQAA, translated from the exons ATGAGTCTTTTGCGATCCAGCATCTGCCGGGCGTGTCGGCGCTCGGGGCAGCTCCGCTGGCACAGGGGCTTTGCGACAGCCAACGCGGGCACCTCATACGACAACCGTGTCAAGCTGGTCGAGGTTGGGCCTCGCGATGGCCTGCAgaacgagaagaagacgattCCCCTGGCGACAAAGATCGAGCTGATCGAGAGACTGGCTCGGACTGGAGTTTCAACCATTGAGGCCGGCTCTTTTGTTGCTCCCAAATGGGTTCCCCAG ATGGCCAATTCTAGCGAGATTCTCGAGCATCTTCTTAACCAAAAGATTTCGTCACCGGTCCCGATCTCATATTCTTTTCTCGCTCCCAATGCCAAGGGTCTGCAGAATGCTGCAAAGATTCTGGGTGATAACCCCGGCAAGTTTGCAACACAGCAGGAGCCCGCTACCGGAGCCGAGCAGGCCACGCAGCCGTCGGTTGAAGTGGCGGTCTTTGCGGCTGCTACCGAGAGCTTTTCTCAGAAGAACCTCAACTGTGATATCCAGACCTCCCTGGATCGTTTCAGGGAGGTGATCCAAGAGTCCAAGGCCTTGGGCCTCCGTGTCCGAGCCTACATCTCTGTCGTCCTGGGCTGCCCCTTTGAGGGCTTTGACGTCGACCCTCACAAGGTGGCTGAGATTGCGACGGATCTGCTGGAGTCGGGAGCGGACGAGATCTCCCTTGGAGATACTACGGGCATGGGTACGGCACCGCGGACAGGTGCGCTGCTCAAGTGCATGTCTGCTGCCGGCATCCGATCTGAGGACATTGCGATGCACTTTCACGATACGTACGGCCAGGCTCTGGTAAACACTGCCGTCTCTCTTGAGCACGGCATCCGCACGTTCGACAGCAGTGTCGGCGGGCTGGGCGGATGCCCTTATAGCCCCGGGGCCACGGGTAACGTTGCGACGGAGAACATGGTCTACTTCATGGAGACTCTGGGCATGAACACGGGCATCAACTTGGATGCCATGGCAGATATCGGATCATGGATCACGTCGGAACTGGGCAAGGAGAATGCGAGCACGGTAGGCAAGGCAGTACTTGGagctcgagctcgagctACAGCCGAGGCAGCTCAAGCAGCGTAG
- a CDS encoding Tubulin alpha chain has translation MREVISINVGQAGCQIANSCWELYCLEHGIQPDGYLTEERKAQDPDQGFSTFFSETGQGKYVPRAIYCDLEPNVVDEVRTGPYRNLFHPEMMITGKEDASNNYARGHYTVGKELIDGVLDKIRRVADNCVGLQGFLVFHSFGGGTGSGFGALLMERLSVDYGKKSKLEFCVYPAPQTATSVVEPYNSILTTHTTLEHSDCSFMVDNEAIYDICRRNLGLERPNYENLNRLIAQVVSSITASLRFDGSLNVDLNEFQTNLVPYPRIHFPLVAYAPVISAAKAAHEANSVQEMTMSCFEPNNQMVKCDPRHGKYMATCLLYRGDVVPNDAHAAVATLKTKRTIQFVDWCPTGFKLGICYQAPENVPNGDLAKVSRAVCMLSNTTAIAEAWSSLSLKFDLMHSKRAFVHWYVGEGMEEGEFSEAREDLAALERDYEEVATDSLGEEELEAEY, from the exons ATGCGTGAGGTCATTAGCATCAACG TCGGCCAGGCCGGTTGCCAGATCGCCAACTCCTGCTGGGAG CTTTACTGCCTCGAGCACGGCATCCAG CCTGATGGTTACCTCACCGAGGAGCGAAAGGCTCAGGACCCCGACCAGGGCTTCAGCACTTTCTTCTCCGAGACTG GCCAGGGCAAGTATGTCCCCCGCGCCATCTACTGCGATCTCGAGCCCAACGTCGTCGATGAGGTCCGCACCGGTCCCTACCGAAACCTCTTCCACCCCGAGATGATGATCACTGGCAAGGAGGATGCTTCCAACAACTACGCCCGTGGCCACTACACCGTCGGAAAGGAGCTCATCGATGGCGTCCTCGACAAGATCCGCCGTGTTGCCGACAACTGTGTTGGTCTCCAGggcttcctcgtcttccacTCCTTCGGTGGTGGTACCGGTTCTGGTTTCGGTGCTCTCCTCATGGAGCGTCTGTCCGTCGACTAcggcaagaagagcaagctcGAGTTCTGCGTTTATCCTGCTCCTCAGACCGCCACCTCTGTCGTCGAGCCCTACAACTCCATCCTGACCACCCACACCACCCTTGAGCACTCCGACTGCTCCTTCATGGTCGACAACGAGGCCATCTACGACATCTGCCGCCGAAACCTCGGTCTCGAGCGCCCCAACTACGAGAACCTGAACCGACTCATCGCTCAGG TCGTCTCTTCCATCACCGCCTCGCTCCGATTCGACGGTTCCCTCAACGTCGATCTGAACGAGTTCCAGACTAACCTGGTCCCCTACCCTCGAATCCACTTCCCTCTGGTCGCCTACGCCCCCGTTATCTCGGCCGCCAAGGCTGCCCACGAGGCCAACTCTGTCCAGGAGATGACCATGTCCTGCTTCGAGCCCAACAACCAGATGGTCAAGTGTGACCCCCGTCACGGCAAGTACATGGCCACCTGCCTGCTGTACCGCGGTGACGTTGTCCCCAACGATGCCCACGCCGCCGTTGCCACCCTCAAGACCAAGCGAACCATCCAGTTCGTCGACTGGTGCCCCACTGGCTTCAAGCTCGGTATCTGCTACCAGGCTCCCGAGAACGTCCCCAACGGCGACCTCGCCAAGGTCAGCCGCGCTGT GTGCATGCTGTCCAACACCAccgccatcgccgaggccTGGTCTTCCCTGTCGCTCAAGTTCGATCTCATGCACTCCAAGCGTGCCTTCGTCCACTGGTATGTTGGTGAGGGtatggaggagggtgagttCTCTGAGGCTCGTGAGGATCTTGCTGCCCTGGAGCGCGACTACGAGGAGGTTGCCACCGACTCgctcggcgaggaggagctcgaggctgagTACTAA
- a CDS encoding Vacuolar proton pump subunit B — MADPRVSSSYSVVPRIRYNTVGGVNGPLVILENVKFPRYNEIVTLTLPDGTERSGQVLEARGDRAVVQVFEGTSGIDVKKTKVEFTGQSLKLGVSEDMLGRIFDGSGRAIDKGPKVLAEDYLDINGSPINPYSREYPEEMISTGISAIDTMNSIARGQKIPIFSASGLPHNEIAAQICRQAGLVQKQGITNKGVHDGHEENFSIVFGAMGVNLETARFFTRDFEENGSLERTTLFLNLANDPTIERIITPRLALTTAEYYAYQLEKHVLVILTDLSAYCDALREVSAAREEVPGRRGFPGYMYTDLSTIYERAGRVEGRNGSITQIPILTMPNDDITHPIPDLTGYITEGQVFVDRALANRGIYPPINVLPSLSRLMKSAIGEGMTRKDHGDVSNQLYAKYAIGRDAAAMKAVVGEEALSAEDKLSLEFLEKFERQFISQGQYESRTIYESLDLAWSLLRIYPKELLNRIPGKVLNEFYQRAAKESKAKGKARAETEARGQQQTEENLIDA; from the exons ATGGCGGACCCGCGCGTGTCGTCGTCGTACTCGGTCGTCCCCAGGATTCGCTACAACACCGTCGGCGGCGTCAACGGTcccctcgtcatcctcgagaaT GTCAAATTCCCGCGATACAACGAGATCGTAACTCTCACCCTGCCCGATGGCACTGAGCGCTCGGGTCAGGTTCTGGAAGCTCGAG GTGATCGAGCCGTCGTCCAG GTCTTCGAGGGCACTTCCGGTATCGATGTCAAGAAG ACCAAGGTCGAGTTCACCGGCCAGAGCTTGAAGCTCGGTGTGTCCGAGGATATGCTTGGTCGTATCTTTGATGGATCTGGACGCGCCATCGATAAGGGTCCCAAGGTGTTGGCCGAGGACTACCTCGACATCAACGGTTCTCCCATCAACCCCTACTCCCGT GAATACCCCGAGGAGATGATCTCGACCGGTATCTCTGCCATCGACACCATGAACTCGATTGCCCGAGGACAAAAGATCCCCATCTTCTCCGCCTCTGGTCTCCCTCACAACGAAATCGCCGCTCAGATTTGCCGACAGGCCGGTCTCGTCCAGAAGCagggcatcaccaacaagggTGTGCACGACGGCCACGAGGAGAACTTCTCCATCGTCTTTGGTGCCATGGGTGTCAACTTGGAAACGGCCCGTTTCTTCACTCGCGATTTCGAGGAGAACGGCAGCTTGGAGCGTACCACTCTTTTCCTGAACCTCGCCAACGATCCTAC TATCGAGCGTATCATTACTCCCCGTCTCGCCCTTACCACTGCCGAATACTACGCCTACCAGCTCGAGAAGCACGTCCTGGTCATTCTTACTGATCTTTCCGCTTACTGCGACGCCCTTCGAGAAGTCTCGGCTGCCCGAGAAGAAGTGCCCGGTCGACGTGGTTTCCCCGGTTACATGTACACTGATTTGTCCACCATCTACGAACGAGCCGGTCGTGTCGAGGGTCGCAACGGATCCATCACTCAGATCCCCATTCTGACCATGCCCAACGATGACATCACCCACCCCATCCCCGATTTGACTGGTTACATTACTGAGGGTCAGGTGTTTGTTGACCGTGCTCTGGCCAACCGTGGCATCTACCCTCCCATCAACGTGCTGCCCTCGCTGTCCCGTCTGATGAAGTCTGCCATCGGTGAGGGCATGACCCGCAAGGATCACGGTGATGTGTCGAACCAGCTTTACGCCAAGTACGCCATCGGTCGTGATGCCGCAGCCATGAAGGCTGTCGTCGGTGAGGAGGCTCTGTCGGCTGAGGACAAGCTCTCGCTCGAGTTCCTGGAGAAGTTTGAGCGCCAGTTCATCAGCCAGGGCCAGTACGAGTCGCGAACCATTTACGAGTCCCTGGACCTTGCGTGGAGCCTCCTCCGAATTTACCCCAAGGAGCTGCTCAACCGTATCCCCGGCAAGGTGCTCAACGAGTTCTACCAGCGTGCCGCCAAGgagtccaaggccaagggcaaggcccGGGCAGAGACTGAGGCCCGAGGCCAGCAGCAGACCGAGGAGAACCTTATTGACGCATGA
- a CDS encoding 2-(3-amino-3-carboxypropyl)histidine synthase subunit 1, translating into MEEDRRQTDLGTAADIEEAQLAQASPSPAETETTPATQNGATPLKQPKKRFVGRRAAAEAAAKNGGSGASGESGAVQTAKPRRAPRLLNQVPKEILEDPNLKAAIALLPANYNFEIPKTIHRIRSSGAERVALQLPEGLLLFATTISDILTQFCPGIETLIMGDVTYGACCIDDYTARALGCDLLVHYAHSCLIPVDVTKIKTLYVFVDITIDASHLLASLERNFASGKTIAVVGTIQFNATIHGVRSSLERAGFRVVVPQIAPLSKGEILGCTSPRLKDEDQVDLMLYLGDGRFHLESIMIHNPSIPAYRYDPYSRKLTRETYGHDEMQSIRRTAIQGARTARKWGLILGALGRQGNPHTLGLIERRLAARGIPVVHLLLSEIFPGKLALMADVECWVQVACPRLSIDWGYAFPRPLLTPYEALVALGEREDWGEGVYPMDYYGKDGLGRTRPLEIGASG; encoded by the exons ATGGAGGAGGACCGAAGACAGACAGATCTTGGCACGGCGGCCGATATCGAGGAAGCCCAGCTCGCTCAGGCGAGCCCCTCCCCCGCCGAGACCGAGACGACTCCTGCGACACAGAATGGAGCAACACCGTTGAAGCAGCCCAAGAAGAGATTTGTTGGAAGACGAGCGGCAGCCGAGGCGGCGGCCAAGAATGGGGGGTCTGGTGCATCGGGTGAGAGCGGTGCTGTTCAGA CTGCCAAACCTCGGAGAGCTCCCAGGCTTCTGAACCAGGTCCCCAAGGAAATCCTCGAGGATCCTAACCTCAAGGCAGCCATTGCTCTGCTGCCGGCCAACTACAACTTTGAGATCCCCAAGACGATCCATCGCATCCGCTCTTCAGGGGCCGAGAGGGTTGCGCTCCAGCTCCCCGAGGGCCTGCTCCTGTTTGCTACTACCATCTCCGACATCCTCACCCAGTTCTGTCCCGGCATCGAGACGCTCATCATGGGAGACGTGACTTATGGTGCGTGTTGCATCGACGACTACACGGCAAGGGCACTGGGGTGCGACTTGCTGGTGCACTATGCTCACAGTTGCCTCATCCCCGTCGACGTGACAAAGATCAAGACACTGTACGTCTTTGTCGATATCACTATCGACGCCTCGCATCTCTTGGCATCGCTAGAGCGCAACTTTGCTAGCGGTAAGACCATTGCCGTCGTTGGAACTATCCAGTTCAACGCCACCATCCACGGTGTGAGGAGCAGCCTGGAGCGGGCTGGCTTCCGCGTCGTGGTGCCGCAGATCGCTCCCCTCAGCAAGGGCGAGATCTTGGGCTGCACATCTCCTCGTCTCAAGGACGAGGATCAGGTTGATCTGATGCTGTACCTCGGCGATGGACGCTTCCATCTCGAGAGTATCATGATCCACAACCCTTCGATCCCGGCGTACCGTTATGACCCCTACTCGCGGAAACTAACGCGCGAGACGTACGGGCACGACGAGATGCAGTCGATCCGACGGACCGCCATCCAAGGGGCGAGGACGGCACGCAAATGGGGTCTGATTCTCGGAGCCCTCGGCCGGCAGGGCAACCCGCACACGCTGGGCCTCATCGAGCGTCGCCTTGCCGCGCGGGGGATCCCTGTGGTGCACCTTCTACTCAGCGAGATCTTCCCAGGCAAGCTGGCGCTCATGGCCGATGTCGAGTGCTGGGTGCAGGTGGCGTGCCCGCGACTGAGCATCGACTGGGGATACGCATTCCCTCGGCCACTGCTGACACCGTACGAGGCACTCGTGGCGCTtggggagagggaggacTGGGGTGAAGGTGTGTATCCTATGGATTACTACGGAAAAGATGGGTTGGGAAGGACGAGGCCTTTGGAGATTGGGGCTTCTGGTTAA
- a CDS encoding 40S ribosomal protein S6 gives MKLNISYPANGSQKLIEIEDERKLRVFMEKRMGAEVPGDSIGDEFKGYIFRITGGNDKQGFPMKQGVMHPTRVRLLLSDGHSCYRPRRTGERKRKSVRGCIVGMDLSVLALSVVKQGDADIPGLTDVVHPKRLGPKRATKIRKFFGLTKDDDVRKYVIRREVQPKGEGKATYTKAPRIQRLVTPQRLQHKRHRAALKRRQAEKVKDEANEYAQVLAKRVAEAKAQKADARKRRASSMRK, from the exons ATGAAG TTGAACATCAGCTACCCTGCCAATGGCAGCCAGAAGCTCATCGAGATTGAGGATGAGCGCAAGCTCCGTGTCTTCATGGAGAAGCGC ATGGGCGCTGAGGTCCCCGGTGACTCCATCGGCGACGAGTTCAAGGGCTACATCTTCCGCATCACCGGCGGCAACGACAAGCAGGGTTTCCCCATGAAGCAGGGTGTCATGCACCCTACCCGtgtccgcctcctcctctccgacGGCCACTCCTGCTACCGCCCCCGACGCACCGGCGAGCGCAAGCGCAAGTCTGTCCGTGGCTGCATCGTCGGCATGGACCTTTCCGTCCTCGCCCTCAGCGTCGTCAAGCAGGGTGATGCCGACATCCCCGGCCTGACCGACGTCGTCCACCCCAAGCGCCTCGGCCCCAAGCGCGCCACCAAGATCCGCAAGTTCTTCGGCCTCACCAAGGATGACGAT GTCCGCAAGTACGTTATCCGACGAGAGGTCCAGCCCAAGGGTGAGGGCAAGGCCACCTACACCAAGGCTCCCCGCATCCAGAGGCTGGTCACCCCCCAGCGTCTCCAGCACAAGCGCCACCGTGCCGCCCTCAAGCGGCGCCAGGccgagaaggtcaaggacgAGGCC AACGAGTACGCCCAGGTCCTGGCCAAGCGTgtggccgaggccaaggcccagaaggCCGATGCCCGCAAGCGACGAGCAAGCTCTATGCGCAAGTAA